The genomic interval ATTCCCTGGAGCGAGCGGCATTCAAAAGATCGATGACTTTCTGGCTCATGTTGCCCTCCCTTTTTGAGGTTGATGTAGTTTGGCACTTCTTTAATTATCTCTAGCCCCTATCAAGGCGTCAAGGGGGAAAAGATTATTGCCCTTTCCCAGTTTTTCATGTAGCCGCTATTTCCCGACCTTCTCGCACTTTCGTCTTGACTCAGCCATAGAAGAGCTTGGCGAATTATCATAAGGCATTGATTCTTCCACCCATATCTTGTTGATTCCCCTGCCTGCCTATGCTAATTTGGGACCGTTAAGGATTGGAAAGGAATGGAATTGAGCCTTCGCCGAAACGATTTGCTCTACCGAATCGTCCAGATCATTAGCCATGCCAGTCTGCACACGATTTACTGCCTGAAGGTGGACGGCCAGGAAAAAATCCCCATGGATGGCCCCGGGATCCTCTTGCCGAAACATCAGTTCTGGACGGACACCCCCATCATTGGCTTGGCTGCTCAAAAACCGTTGAATTTCATTGCCAAGCAAGAACTCTTCGTCTATCCCGTGATTCGCCATTTTATCTCCTTCTTAGGGGGTATCCCCATAGATCGCCAAAAACCCTTAAAAAGCCTGGATTCTTTCCGTTACGTGGAAGAGCTTTTAAAAAAAGGAGAGTTCATCGTTCTTTTTCCGGAAGGGACCTATTACCCCAACTCCATGGGCTGGGGAAAGCATCGTTTCATCCAACGTATCCTGCGCGTTCAGGAGAAAATGGGCTGGAAGGGGGG from Deltaproteobacteria bacterium carries:
- a CDS encoding lysophospholipid acyltransferase family protein, which gives rise to MELSLRRNDLLYRIVQIISHASLHTIYCLKVDGQEKIPMDGPGILLPKHQFWTDTPIIGLAAQKPLNFIAKQELFVYPVIRHFISFLGGIPIDRQKPLKSLDSFRYVEELLKKGEFIVLFPEGTYYPNSMGWGKHRFIQRILRVQEKMGWKGGKRIPFIPMGIRYDARKFRTEVQVKIGWPLYADGEADGPEFTRRIISDIAELSGLKKRGRGVKASSVVLEDLKK